CTGACGGTGGACGATATTGTGACATTTGAAGAGGAATACGGAAGGATTGACGAGGGGACATTTGTTGCTCTGCGTACCGACTGGAGCAAGCGCTGGCCTGATAAGGAAGCTTTTGAAAATAAGGATACGGACGGTAATAACCATGCGCCTGGCTGGTCGGTGGAAGCGTTAACCTTTTTATTTGAAGAAAGAAAAGTAAAAGCAATAGGCCATGAAACATTTGATACGGACTCGGCTGTTGATTTTCAAAAGAACGGGTCGCTTCTAGGAGAGTATTATGTATTGGAACAGGATACATATCAGGTGGAATTGTTAACGAATTTAGACAAGGTACCGGCAAAAGGGGCAGTGATTTTTAATATTGTTCCCAAACCGAAGAAAGCATCAGGGTTTCCGGTGCGTTCCTTTGCGGTGCTGCCATAGAGCGGTGAAGTAGGTGAAAAAAGGATTTTGCAATACAAAATACGAAATATAGTTGTACATGGAATCAAAATTTTGGAAAGCGGGGGATGGGTGTGATTCATGATGTGGGGGAGTTTGCGAAGTTTTTGGATGGCGTGCGTAAACGCACCATGCAGTATGTTGGCACAGTTCCAAATTCGATTCTGGAATGGAAGCCGGCGGAAGGAAAGTTTTCGACAGGGGATATTCTGCGCCATCTGGGTTCCTCTCAACTCATGTTTTTATCTGTATTGGAGCACGGGGAATGGAACTACCCCGGTCATGACAGTAGTAAAGGAGAAGATATAGAAGGAATTACTCGCTACCTTGAAGCCTGTCATAGCCAACTGATGAACGGATTGTCGGCTTTAGGAAATGAGCTGTTGGCAAAAAAAGTGCCTACACTGCATGGACATGAGGTAAGCTCGTGGAGGATTATGATGGCATTGGTAGAGCATGAGATGCATCATCGGGGCCAGCTCTCAACATACCTTCAAATGAATGGCATCGAGCCGCCGCAAATTTTTGGCCTAAAAATTGAACAGGTTCAAAAAGGATAGTGTCTTATAGGAAAGAACGACCATCATATTGTTGAGAAAGTCATTGCTTAAGCCAGGTATACTTACTGGATAAAACGACAAGGGATATTGTTGTTGTATATTTAATTGATGCGCTGTAATGATGAACTTCCTTATCCCTAATTTTTTCTTCTTATCAAACCCATGATAACAAACAAATCAGTGTATAAACAGAATGCATGAAAGTCCCAACATAGTTGAAGACCCAACGTCAATCATCTCATCTTAGAAAGTAGGTGAAGTGAGTATAATTAATGTTTACCTAAGCTCTCTATTAAATTAACTATAGTTACAACGACAGCAAATACGATGGCCATACTGAAATAAAGAAGCCAGGTTTTCATTTTAAAATAAAGGTACGTGTCTTTCTTAGATCGTACATCGTATAGGAAAAACAGGAATGCAGCAGAGAAAATAATGATCGTATATTTTAGTAAATTGTAACAAAACATTTCTATTATTATCATTATGGATTTTCCTTTGAGAAAAGATACTATACGTTAACACGCCTGTTTAGTATCCGTTTATGGATACTAAGGATTTGGTGATGATTCACCATGGATCCTATTGGATCATCAGCACCCTTGATACGTTAATTCGACTTTAGATAACAAGGTTCCTTTTATGTAATGGATTATTTAGCAGAAGGGCCGTTACATTTTGTTATGGAAGTATGCTTCTTTTTAATTCCATAATAAAATAGTTAAAGAATGTAATGATTGGGATAAGAAGTACTAACACCACTATACCTAAGCTATCAAATAATCCGTCTGTCTGTTTATGAAATGTTTGAGCATCTAATTTGTAAAGGGACATTGTCGCTATGGATAGAATAAGCATATTAACAATAAAGGCAGTTAATAATCCGAACCATTTGTTTTTCTTTTTGTTTAATATCCAACAGGAAATGGTTGTAGAAGCGAATAAAGAAAATAGGATGATAATAAAAAACACTATATTCAAAAGCTAGCCCTCCTTATAACTATAAAAATCTCGCGCTGCACATTGAATTTTGATAAGTGTAAGCTATCATAAGTATACGGCATTTCAAATACAAATTAGTAATAAAATTCCTTTAATAGCAAGGGAAGTAATATTCAATACGAAGCCTTTCATTACCATGCCTCAAAGTCGGTTCGTCTCCCACACAGAAGCAGTGCAGCTGATTGTACAATATGCATTTAATGACTTGTAGTTACATCGTATAGAAGTAGGAGTGATGCCTCACAATATTGGATCCATTCGCGTATTAGAAAAAGCAGATTTTCATAAAGAAGGGATAGCCAAAAAAATGTTAAGATAAACGGCAAATGGGAAGACCATCAGGTTTTAACCATCGCTTTTTCGCTGAATTGGGAGGAAATGATGGATATAAGTCTTTTGAAACCGTATATCATAAATTGTTTATTTATTCATAATTATAAAAAATAGAAAAGTAAGTACATACTTTCTGATGAAGGGAGAACACTCATGAATACATTAGTAAATGATAATCTGTATCAAACAAGAAATAACCTAGTAAAGGAGATTACTTCATTAAGTGATGCTCAATTTAATAGCAAGCCGGATATAAATAAGTGGAGTATAGCACAGGTTTGCCATCACTTATTTTTAGTGGAAGAGGCATCTATAAAGGCGATTGCATGGGGAATAAAAGAGACGGATCGTACTCAAAAAGAACGTAAAAACATTCATCTTATATTAGATAGAACGAAAAGTATTAAGGCTCCAAAAATCGTTGAACCGGATACAGAACCATTTAACGTTCAGCAAATAATTGATTTGTTAAACGATTCTAGAAAAAA
This is a stretch of genomic DNA from Aneurinibacillus sp. REN35. It encodes these proteins:
- a CDS encoding cyclase family protein, whose product is MSNDVMNALKLLKEKEWVDLTHTFGPDSPHFSAFPSAEFKTLFTHDDGFFAQSFTFAGQYGTHLDAPIHFVRNTRYLDELGLKELVLPLVVIDKSKEAEKNHDFTLTVDDIVTFEEEYGRIDEGTFVALRTDWSKRWPDKEAFENKDTDGNNHAPGWSVEALTFLFEERKVKAIGHETFDTDSAVDFQKNGSLLGEYYVLEQDTYQVELLTNLDKVPAKGAVIFNIVPKPKKASGFPVRSFAVLP
- a CDS encoding DinB family protein, which encodes MIHDVGEFAKFLDGVRKRTMQYVGTVPNSILEWKPAEGKFSTGDILRHLGSSQLMFLSVLEHGEWNYPGHDSSKGEDIEGITRYLEACHSQLMNGLSALGNELLAKKVPTLHGHEVSSWRIMMALVEHEMHHRGQLSTYLQMNGIEPPQIFGLKIEQVQKG
- a CDS encoding DinB family protein, which encodes MNTLVNDNLYQTRNNLVKEITSLSDAQFNSKPDINKWSIAQVCHHLFLVEEASIKAIAWGIKETDRTQKERKNIHLILDRTKSIKAPKIVEPDTEPFNVQQIIDLLNDSRKKLIAFLSTIEDKSILAEKSVKHPALGELPLDQWIEQIYLHEQRHIEQIREIKLRVNS